The DNA window TATGAAACGTTTTTTTCGGCATACGCTTAATTATTACGATAAGCATATTATGCTGCATTTCAAATTCGAAATGTATATTCGGTTTTGAAATGCTTATTTTTGATTTTTTAAGCTATATAGTAATAAAAAAGAAGTTATTGGAAAATATTACATGACAACTGTTTTGTGTTTTTTCCCATTGAGGCTCTTGATTAAAATAAATATACTATTATCTTTACTATTCTTTGTAATAATGAAAAAAGTTATAATTGCGAAGTTAAAAAAATAATTATTATAAACTGCGTTCTTGCATAATTAACAGCCACTAGTAGAGCATCTTTGCTCTGCTAGTGGCATAAAATCTCCCTAACCTAATTATTCTATATAATTATGATAAATATTTATTTCACTTTAAACTTAAATTATTATAAGTTTAATTTTAAATCTCCTTCTTTAATCCAACCCATTTTTCTCATTACATTACAGATTATTGGAGTAAGAACTGCAGGTATGATAAATTGTAATACTATAATACCTATCCACATTTGCATTCCGCCTTTACCAGCAGCCTCCATAGCTTCTATTGTACCAAATTGTCCTACTAATCCACTTGTTCCCATACCTGAACCCATTGGTGTACCTTCCATTTTGAATACAAGTGTTGATAAAGGTCCTACTATAGCACCAACTAGTGTTGGGGGAATCCAAACCTTCCAGTTTCTTACTATGTTAGGCACTTGAAGCATTGATGTCCCTAAACCTTGTGCTATAAGTCCTCCCCATCCATTTTCTTTAAAGCTCATTACAGCAAAACCTACCATCTGTGCACAACACCCAGCAGTAGCTGCTCCTCCAGCTAATCCAGCAAGACCAAGCATCATACAAAGAGCCGCACTACTTACAGGAAGAGTTAATACCATACCCATTATAACTGAAACTAATATTCCCATTAAAAATGGTTGTAATCCTGTAGCATACATTATAAGATTTCCTAAACCTGTCATAAATGCTCCAATAGCAGGTCCAACAAGTGTTCCAACAAGAACACCAGTAATAATAGTAACTGAAGGTGTAACTATAATATCTACTTTTGTTTCTTTAGACACTATTTTACCAAGTTCAGCACCGATTACTGCCGCTAAGAAAGCTCCAGCAGGTCCTCCTAATGCATTTCCAGCTGCCCCAGTAATTGCAGAAGAGAATAATACTAGTGGCGGAGCTTGTAGACCATGAGCAATAGCAACACCAATGGCAGCTCCTGTCATGTCTCTACATAAAGGCCAAAGAGTATCTGTTAAAAATGGAATACCCAATTTGCTTCCCAAAGTGTTCATGATAGTACCAATTAATAATGAAGAGAAAAGACCTAGTGCCATGAAACCAAGTGCATCAACTCCATATCTTTTAACGGATATTTCGATGTTTTTTCTCTTTAAGAAGCTTTGCTTTGGTGCTGTGTTTTCATTTTGACCCAATGAAATTACCTCCTATACATTTTTTATTTTTTGTTTAGTGCTTCTATTATTGCTTCAGGTGTTACAGGAACCTCAGTAAACCTAACTCCAATAGCATCATAAATGGCATTTAAAATTGCTGGTATTATTGGTATTAGTGCAGGCTCACCTAATCCCTTTGCACCGTAAGGCCCTGTTAATGATGGATCTTCTACAAGTATTGGATATAGTTCTGGCATATCCATAGCTGTATAAACTAGATATTTTGAAAATCCAGGATTTTTAATAACTCCTTTTTCTACTTCAAGCTTTTCTAACAACGCAAGTCCCATTCCCATTGCTGCTCCGCCTTCTATTTGTCCTTCAGCCATTCTTTTATTCATAATTTGTCCAACGTCATGAGCAGCAACTACCTTTAATACTTGCACTTCTCCTGTTTCTGTATCCACCTCTACCTCTGCTATATTAGTTGCATATGCATAGCAAGCATATGGTATACCGTGCATATCAACAGGATCTAGAGCTGTTGTATCAGGGTTAAATGAACCACTTCCTAGTGCAATTCTACCTCTTTTCTTCATTTCACCCATAAGAGTTGAAAAATCCATTTGTTTTGATTCATCATTTTTAACAATTACTTTTTTATTCTTAATGTCAACTAGCTCCTCATCTACACCAAGAGCTTCAGCAGCTACTTCTACTAAAATCTTTTTTGCCATTTTAGCAGCTGCAAGACTTGCATTTCCAGAAATATATGTTTGTCTACTTGCTGATGTAGCTCCACCTTCTGGTGTTACTCCTGTATCAGCAGCAGTCACATTTACATCTTCATAATTAACTCCTAAAGTTTCAGCGACAATTTGTGCCATTACTGTTGAAGAGCCTTGTCCTATATCAGCACATCCAACTAAAGCTGTTACAGAACCATCTCCGTGTACTTCTACAAAGGCTGCAGCAGGATTTGGTAGTCCTGTATTTCCTATTCCATACCACATACATCCTGTTCCAATTCCTCTTTTTTTCATCCTACTTCACCTCTCCTTCTTTAAATATTACTTCTTTTGCTTTTTCTACTGCTTTTTCTATTGTTTCAACTATGCCAACACCATCAGTTAATACTTGTCCTGTAGATGTAACAGAGCCAACTCTCAATGCATTCTTCAACCTTAACTCAATTGGATCCATTCCTAATTTTTTAGCAAGCAAATCCATTTGTCCTTCATGAGCTATAGCTGCTTGAGGAACTCCAAAGCCCCTAAATGCACCTGCCATTGGGTTATTAGTATACACGAAGGTTGCAGTAATTCTTACATTTGGTACCTCATAAGGCCCAGTTAAGTGAGTCATTGCTCTAGCTATAACAGCAGGACCATATGATGCATATGCACCTGTATCTCCTGTTAGATGTGCATCTAGTGCCAATATTTTTCCATCCTTTGTTGCTCCTGTTTTAAGCTTTAAAGTCATAGGATGTCTTTTTGAAGAAACCATCATAGATTCTTCTCTATTTCTAACGAATTTTACAGGTCTACCAGTATAATATGCTAATAGAGCTGCATGACATTGTACGGATATATCAAGCTTTCCTCCAAATCCGCCACCAGTAGTAGCTTGAATACTTCTAACTTTACTCTGTGGCATCTTAAGCATTCTTGCAACTTCACCTCTATCAAAGTGAGGATTTTGAGTTGAACTCCAGAATGTCAAAATACCATTTTCATACTTAGCAATACCAGCTTCAGGTTCAATAAACATATGAGCAAAGTAATTTGTCTTATAGGTATCTTCAACTATTACATCAGATTGCTTTAATGCTTCATCTACGTCGCCTCTTACAAGATTTTTTGTTTGAAGAACGTTTGTAGTTCCATGAACCTTAGGTGATTCTTCTTTCAATGCATCCTCTATACTAAATACTGGCTCTAGCTCTTCATATTCAATTTCTATCAGTTTTAAAGCTTCCTCTGCAATATCCTTAGTTTCAGCAGCTACTATCGCTAAAGCATCTCCTACTCTTCTGATTTTATCATCAACTAGTATAGGTTCATCCTTTAATATAATACCTATTCTATTATCACCAGGTATGTCCTTATAAGTTAATACAGCAGCAACTCCTGGCAATGCTTTTGCTTTACTAGTATTGATATTTTTTAAAATAGCTGAAGCTACAGTGCTTCTCTTTACTGCACCATATAGCATATTATCTAGCTCTATATCAGCGGAAAAAATTGCTGTACCTAATGCTTTACTTAATGAATCCTTTTTCTCAACACTCTGACCTACTATGTTTAATTTGTTCACTCTAGTTCCTCCTTTCACTTACTTATCTCTTGCTATTTCAACAGCATCAATTATTTTTTTATATCCAGTACATCTGCAGATATTTCCAGACATTGCTTTTTTAATCTCTTCTCTTGCTGGATTAGGGTTTTTCATAAACAAAGCCTTAGCTGAAAGTATCATTCCAGGTGTACAAAAACCACATTGAACAGCACCAGCATCAATAAATGCTCGTTGAAGCTTGTCTAATTCGCCGTTCTTTGATAAGCCCTCTAAAGTAATTACAGAGCTTCCTTGAACTTGAGGAGCTAACATGATACAAGAAGTCACTGCTTTACTATCTACTATTACAGTACAAGCACCACATTCACCCTCAGAACATCCTTCCTTAACGCTTGTTAGCTTAAAATCTTCTCTAAGCATATCTATTAGTCTCTTATTTGGATCTATTTCTACAGTTACATCTTCATAGTTCAGATTAAATGATATTTTTACTTTTTCCAAAATATAAACCTCCTCTTTTGATAACTAACCACTATTTTAAATCCGCTAAAATATTAGCAAACATCTCTCTAGCAATACCCTTCATAGCTGATCCTTTGTATAGAGCCAAGTGTTTAAAAGGCGAATTTGCAACACTAGCATTTGTTATTTCAGCTATTTTTTCTAAGCAGATTTCTATATTTTGCTCATTTAATTCTTTTCCAATTAATAGTTCCTCAGCTTCCCTAACTCTTACTGGGTATCTAGAAATAGCTCCTAATGATATCTGAGCTTTTGTACATTTATTGTTATCATCTTTTTCAATTAAAGCTCCTGCACTTATAACAACTATAGCCAATGCTTTTCTTTTACCTAATTTTTTAAAGCTTGTAGCCGTATTTTCATTAGGAGTTTGGAAGAATATTTCAGTCAATAGTTCGTCTTTTCTAAGCTGACAGTTTCCAGGTCCTTGATAGAATTCTTCAAGTCTCATAACTCTTTCTTCTTTTTCACTTTTTAGAACTACTGAAGCATCAAGAGCCATAAGAGCAGATATAGAATCTCCCGCAGCAGAAGCATTTGCTATATTTCCCCCAATAGTTCCCAAGTTTCTAATTTGTGTAGAACCAACTTCTCCACAAGCTGTAGCAAGAACCTTAGCTTTTTTTAACAATATTTCTGAACAATCTAACTCACTAAAATTGGTAGCAGCACCAATCTTTATGAAGCCGTTTTCCTCTTTAACATATTTTAATTCCTTGATTTTCTTGATATCCACTACCTTTTCTGGAGAAATCATTTTATGATTTATTTGAACAATGAAGTCAGTTCCGCCAGCAATAATTTGAGTGTCTTTATCTGCTCCAGCTAATACCTTGATCGCTTCTTCAACTGTTGTAGGAGCAAAGTAGCTAAATTTTTTCATCTTATCCCTCCTGCAAATAATTATTAACAATTGTAATTTTTTAAAAAACAAATATATACTGCTTAAATTGCTGCAATTTGTAGAAATATAATTGAAATATAAATTTCTTGAAATATGTCTTATGCAAAAGCCTTGCCAAAATTATAATTATTGTCAAAACAATAACGATTTTTTTAAAACAACTCATAATATTAGATAATTGTCTACTATATATATGGACATTGAGTGACAATCTCAATGTAACTCTCAATTTTTATAAAGTAATTTTTTATCTTAAATGATATTAAATGTCAATTATCTGTAATTTTTTTTCTGAAAACTTTTCATTTTCGAAATGCTTTCAGAAAAATAACGTCTTATCCTATAAAATCAAGCTGTATGTTCGTTTCATTTTTGAAATACCTATTTCATAGGTGAAATATTATTCACTTTCAATATTTAGTTGATTCATCTTTCTCCACAAAGTAGTAGTACTTATTTTTAGATAGTCCGCAGTTTTGGACTTTATTCCATCATTAATACTGAGAGCTTTCTCAATAATCTCTTTTTCATATTTTTGCAGCATTTCATCAAGTCCATTCTCATTTAGGTCTGTAATATTAAAGTTTTCCTTTATATTCCTTGGCAAATGCTCTACTTTAATTATCCTTCCATTGCCAATTATATTAAATGCTTTCTCAATACAATTCATTAGCTCTCTCACATTACCTGGCCAATTATAATTAATGAGGATATTAAGAGCTTCCTCATCTATACCTTCAACAAACTTTCCAAAGGTTATAT is part of the Proteiniborus sp. MB09-C3 genome and encodes:
- a CDS encoding PTS sugar transporter subunit IIC, with the protein product MGQNENTAPKQSFLKRKNIEISVKRYGVDALGFMALGLFSSLLIGTIMNTLGSKLGIPFLTDTLWPLCRDMTGAAIGVAIAHGLQAPPLVLFSSAITGAAGNALGGPAGAFLAAVIGAELGKIVSKETKVDIIVTPSVTIITGVLVGTLVGPAIGAFMTGLGNLIMYATGLQPFLMGILVSVIMGMVLTLPVSSAALCMMLGLAGLAGGAATAGCCAQMVGFAVMSFKENGWGGLIAQGLGTSMLQVPNIVRNWKVWIPPTLVGAIVGPLSTLVFKMEGTPMGSGMGTSGLVGQFGTIEAMEAAGKGGMQMWIGIIVLQFIIPAVLTPIICNVMRKMGWIKEGDLKLNL
- a CDS encoding molybdopterin cofactor-binding domain-containing protein, translated to MKKRGIGTGCMWYGIGNTGLPNPAAAFVEVHGDGSVTALVGCADIGQGSSTVMAQIVAETLGVNYEDVNVTAADTGVTPEGGATSASRQTYISGNASLAAAKMAKKILVEVAAEALGVDEELVDIKNKKVIVKNDESKQMDFSTLMGEMKKRGRIALGSGSFNPDTTALDPVDMHGIPYACYAYATNIAEVEVDTETGEVQVLKVVAAHDVGQIMNKRMAEGQIEGGAAMGMGLALLEKLEVEKGVIKNPGFSKYLVYTAMDMPELYPILVEDPSLTGPYGAKGLGEPALIPIIPAILNAIYDAIGVRFTEVPVTPEAIIEALNKK
- a CDS encoding molybdopterin cofactor-binding domain-containing protein gives rise to the protein MNKLNIVGQSVEKKDSLSKALGTAIFSADIELDNMLYGAVKRSTVASAILKNINTSKAKALPGVAAVLTYKDIPGDNRIGIILKDEPILVDDKIRRVGDALAIVAAETKDIAEEALKLIEIEYEELEPVFSIEDALKEESPKVHGTTNVLQTKNLVRGDVDEALKQSDVIVEDTYKTNYFAHMFIEPEAGIAKYENGILTFWSSTQNPHFDRGEVARMLKMPQSKVRSIQATTGGGFGGKLDISVQCHAALLAYYTGRPVKFVRNREESMMVSSKRHPMTLKLKTGATKDGKILALDAHLTGDTGAYASYGPAVIARAMTHLTGPYEVPNVRITATFVYTNNPMAGAFRGFGVPQAAIAHEGQMDLLAKKLGMDPIELRLKNALRVGSVTSTGQVLTDGVGIVETIEKAVEKAKEVIFKEGEVK
- a CDS encoding (2Fe-2S)-binding protein, with product MEKVKISFNLNYEDVTVEIDPNKRLIDMLREDFKLTSVKEGCSEGECGACTVIVDSKAVTSCIMLAPQVQGSSVITLEGLSKNGELDKLQRAFIDAGAVQCGFCTPGMILSAKALFMKNPNPAREEIKKAMSGNICRCTGYKKIIDAVEIARDK
- a CDS encoding xanthine dehydrogenase family protein subunit M, whose protein sequence is MKKFSYFAPTTVEEAIKVLAGADKDTQIIAGGTDFIVQINHKMISPEKVVDIKKIKELKYVKEENGFIKIGAATNFSELDCSEILLKKAKVLATACGEVGSTQIRNLGTIGGNIANASAAGDSISALMALDASVVLKSEKEERVMRLEEFYQGPGNCQLRKDELLTEIFFQTPNENTATSFKKLGKRKALAIVVISAGALIEKDDNNKCTKAQISLGAISRYPVRVREAEELLIGKELNEQNIEICLEKIAEITNASVANSPFKHLALYKGSAMKGIAREMFANILADLK